The proteins below come from a single Halobacillus salinarum genomic window:
- a CDS encoding sugar phosphate isomerase/epimerase family protein: MKKGINAWCFPPELDAEGIFSLAEKLKYDGVELNLEDKAPGIFTMETSEEEILNVKSIADRHGMSIYSISTDLLWKYPLTANDEHTRLQGKAIVNTMLEFARLCGAQSVLVVPGLVTEDVSYAAAYERAVAAVREAAAKAEQLGIKIGVENVWNKFLYSPLEFRRFLEDVDSSHVGMYLDIGNVVRDGYPEHWIESLGDQLVQVHLKDFKEAVGDSAGFVPLLAGDVDWQKTAASLKKAGYRGYVAPEIPPHKHHYELLLKQTAEVVETFFGE, encoded by the coding sequence AAGGAATCAATGCCTGGTGCTTTCCGCCTGAGCTTGATGCAGAAGGAATTTTTTCACTGGCTGAAAAGCTTAAGTACGACGGAGTCGAATTGAACCTGGAGGATAAAGCTCCCGGGATTTTCACGATGGAAACGAGCGAAGAAGAGATTCTCAACGTCAAAAGTATTGCGGATAGGCATGGAATGAGCATTTACAGCATTTCTACTGATCTCTTATGGAAATATCCACTTACAGCAAATGATGAACACACGCGCTTACAAGGAAAAGCTATCGTAAACACAATGCTTGAGTTCGCCAGGCTGTGTGGCGCACAATCGGTCCTCGTTGTCCCGGGTCTTGTTACAGAAGACGTCAGTTATGCTGCTGCTTATGAGCGGGCTGTCGCAGCCGTTAGGGAAGCAGCCGCTAAAGCGGAACAGCTTGGTATTAAAATCGGTGTCGAAAACGTCTGGAATAAATTTTTGTACAGTCCGCTGGAGTTCCGGCGTTTTCTTGAGGATGTCGATTCTTCGCACGTAGGGATGTACTTGGATATCGGCAACGTCGTCCGCGACGGCTACCCGGAGCATTGGATCGAATCTCTCGGCGATCAGCTGGTTCAAGTGCATTTGAAAGATTTTAAAGAAGCAGTCGGGGATAGTGCAGGTTTTGTCCCTCTCCTAGCAGGGGATGTGGACTGGCAGAAAACAGCAGCCAGCCTTAAGAAGGCAGGCTACAGAGGATATGTTGCACCGGAAATTCCTCCTCACAAGCATCACTATGAGCTTTTGCTGAAGCAGACGGCTGAAGTGGTGGAGACGTTTTTTGGAGAGTAG